In Lonchura striata isolate bLonStr1 chromosome 11, bLonStr1.mat, whole genome shotgun sequence, the following proteins share a genomic window:
- the MAPK6 gene encoding mitogen-activated protein kinase 6, with translation MAEKFESLMNIHGFDLGSRYMDLKPLGCGGNGLVFSAVDNDCDKRVAVKKIVLTDPQSVKHALREIKIIRRLDHDNIVKVFEILGPSGSRLTDDVGSLTELNCVYIVQEYMETDLANLLEQGPLLEDHARLFMYQLLRGLKYIHSANVLHRDLKPANLFINTEDLVLKIGDFGLARIMDPHYSHKGHLSEGLVTKWYRSPRLLLSPNNYTKAIDMWAAGCIFAEMLTGKTLFAGAHELEQMQLILESIPVVHEEDRQELLNVIPVYIRNDMTEPHKPLTQLLPGISPEALDFLEQILTFSPMDRLTAEEALSHPYMSIYSFPTDEPISSHPFHIEDEVDDILLMDESHSHIYNWERYHESQFSDHDWPIHNNYEADEVQRDPRALSDVTDEEEVQVDPRKYLDGDREKYLEDPAFDTHFSTEPCWQYSDHHENKYCDLECSHTCNYKMRSSSYLDNLVWRDSEVNHYYEPKLIIDLSNWKEQSKEKSDKKGKSKCEKNGLVKAQIALEEASQQLVEKEREKNQGFDFDSFIAETIQLSLQHESTDVDKLNDLNSSVSQIELKGIISKSVSREKQEKGMANLAQLEALYQTSWDSQFVSGGEGCFLIDQFCCEVRKDEQVEKENTYTSYLDKFFSKKEDAEMLEPEPVEEGKLGEKEREESFLSNSGELLFNKQLEAIGIPQFHSPVGSPLKSIQATLTPSAMKSSPQIPHKTYSSILKHLN, from the exons atggcaGAAAAATTTGAAAGTCTCATGAACATTCATGGTTTTGATCTGGGCTCTCGGTATATGGACTTAAAACCACTGGGCTGTGGTGGAAACGGCTTAGTTTTTTCTGCTGTCGATAATGACTGTGACAAAAGAGTAGCTGTCAAGAAAATTGTCCTGACAGATCCCCAGAGTGTTAAACATGCTCTACGTGAGATCAAAATTATTAGAAGACTTGACCACGATAACATTGTCAAAGTATTTGAAATTCTTGGTCCCAGTGGAAGCCGGTTAACAGATGATGTGGGCTCCCTGACAGAATTGAACTGTGTTTACATTGTCCAGGAATACATGGAGACAGATCTGGCTAATTTGCTAGAGCAAGGCCCTTTACTGGAAGATCATGCCAGACTTTTCATGTACCAGCTGCTACGTGGGCTCAAGTATATTCACTCTGCAAATGTTCTGCATAGAGATCTCAAACCAGCTAATCTTTTCATTAATACTGAAGACTTGGTGCTGAAGATTGGTGACTTCGGTCTTGCACGAATCATGGATCCTCATTATTCCCACAAG gGCCATCTTTCTGAAGGATTGGTTACTAAATGGTACAGATCGCCCCGGCTTTTGCTTTCTCCTAACAACTACACTAAAGCCATTGACATGTGGGCTGCAGGTTGCATCTTTGCTGAAATGCTGACTGGGAAAACACTCTTTGCAG GTGCACATGAACTTGAACAGATGCAGTTGATTCTAGAATCAATTCCTGTCGTACATGAGGAGGACCGTCAGGAGCTTCTCAATGTAATTCCAGTTTACATTAGAAATGATATGACTGAGCCACACAAACCTTTAACTCAGTTGCTTCCAGGCATCAGTCCTGAAG CACTGGACTTTCTGGAGCAAATTTTGACATTTAGTCCCATGGATCGATTGACAGCAGAAGAAGCTTTGTCCCATCCTTATATGAGCATTTATTCCTTTCCAACGGATGAGCCTATTTCAAGTCATCCTTTTCACATTGAAGATGAGGTTGATGATATTCTGCTAATGGATGAAAGTCACAGCCATATTTATAATTGGGAAAG ATACCATGAAAGTCAGTTTTCAGACCATGACTGGCCTATTCATAATAACTATGAAGCTGATGAAGTTCAGCGTGATCCAAGGGCTCTTTCTGACGTAACTGATGAAGAAGAAGTACAGGTAGATCCTCGCAAATATTTGGATGGAGATCGTGAGAAGTACCTGGAGGATCCTGCCTTTGACACCCACTTCTCTACTGAGCCTTGCTGGCAGTATTCAGATCACCACGAAAACAAGTATTGTGATCTGGAGTGTAGTCACACTTGTAATTACAAAATGAGATCCTCTTCATACCTAGATAATTTAGTTTGGCGAGACAGTGAAGTTAACCATTACTATGAGCCCAAGCTTATTATAGATCTTTCAAACTGGAAggaacaaagcaaagaaaagtCTGACAAGAAGGGCAAGTCTAAATGTGAAAAGAATGGGTTGGTGAAAGCTCAGATAGCACTTGAGGAAGCATCACAGCAACTTGttgaaaaagaaagggagaagaatCAGGGGTTTGACTTTGATTCTTTTATAGCAGAAACCATCCAGCTTAGTTTACAACATGAGTCTACTGATGTTGATAAATTAAATGACTTGAATAGTTCAGTGTCTCAAATAGAGTTGAAAGGAATAATATCAAAGTCGGTAagcagagagaagcaggagaaaGGAATGGCCAACTTGGCACAGTTAGAAGCTCTGTACCAAACTTCTTGGGACAGTCAGTTTGTCAGTGGTGGGGAGGGGTGCTTCCTCATAGACCAGTTCTGTTGCGAAGTAAGGAAAGATGAACaagttgaaaaagaaaatacttacaCCAGTTATTTGGACAAATTTTTTAGTAAGAAAGAAGATGCTGAAATGCTAGAACCTGAGCCAGTAGAAGAGGGGAAGCTtggggagaaggaaagagaagagagttTTCTCAGTAACAGTGGGGAACTCCTCTTCAACAAGCAGCTTGAGGCTATAGGTATTCCTCAGTTTCACAGCCCTGTTGGTTCGCCTCTCAAGTCCATCCAGGCCACACTAACGCCTTCTGCTATGAAATcatctccccaaattccccacaAAACCTACAGCAGCATTCTGAAACATCTAAACTAA